One window of the Pedobacter ginsengisoli genome contains the following:
- a CDS encoding FecR family protein has translation MNDKQVKDLLERFQAGACSDQELEKVRYWLHKFREDEQSGLSQIDLETIDDQMWQTILKATQPKTARIISWPLRVAVSVASIIILGIFIYFFTKDSSNKTFANDIDAGKNTAVLILSDGKRINLLNAKNGLLALQSTTQITKTEEGEIIYTSRRELPSLQNGGKSSYSESNTILTPRGGQYKLSLPDGTKVWLNAASSLTYPVSFSWLKERRIELSGEAYFEVAKDNLHPFLVQSKTQTVKVLGTRFNISAYSDDQFTNTTLFEGSILVNQVTLKPGQQAVNSGTTIKVNVLDSDDDIAWKEGGFSFRNEPLQNIMKKISRWYNVDVVYQNKEAGKQVFGGTISKYEKISQVLHMLELTGDVKFKVEGKTITVL, from the coding sequence ATGAACGATAAACAAGTAAAGGACTTATTGGAGAGATTTCAGGCTGGGGCATGCTCCGATCAGGAACTCGAAAAAGTGCGTTACTGGCTGCACAAATTCCGTGAGGATGAGCAGTCCGGTTTATCACAGATTGATCTGGAAACTATCGACGATCAGATGTGGCAAACTATTCTTAAAGCTACTCAGCCAAAAACGGCCAGAATAATAAGCTGGCCATTACGGGTTGCAGTTTCGGTAGCATCAATCATTATTCTGGGTATTTTTATTTATTTCTTCACTAAAGATTCTTCGAATAAAACATTTGCAAATGACATTGATGCAGGAAAAAATACCGCAGTACTCATTTTGAGCGATGGTAAAAGGATCAATTTGTTAAATGCTAAAAATGGTTTGCTGGCCCTACAATCTACCACTCAAATTACAAAAACCGAAGAAGGAGAAATTATTTATACCTCTCGACGTGAGCTGCCCTCGTTACAGAACGGGGGCAAAAGCTCATATTCCGAATCAAATACCATTCTAACGCCACGTGGCGGACAATATAAGCTCTCGTTGCCGGACGGCACGAAAGTATGGCTAAACGCTGCTTCATCTCTAACATATCCGGTATCTTTTAGTTGGCTTAAAGAGCGTAGAATAGAGCTGAGCGGCGAAGCCTACTTTGAAGTTGCTAAAGATAATTTACATCCATTTTTAGTGCAAAGTAAAACTCAAACTGTAAAAGTACTTGGAACACGGTTTAATATCAGCGCCTATTCTGATGACCAGTTTACAAATACAACGTTGTTTGAAGGGAGTATTCTGGTTAATCAGGTTACTCTTAAACCCGGACAACAGGCTGTAAACTCGGGAACCACGATTAAAGTGAATGTTCTGGATTCCGATGATGATATTGCCTGGAAAGAAGGAGGATTTTCTTTTAGAAACGAACCTCTTCAAAATATCATGAAGAAAATATCAAGATGGTATAATGTGGATGTTGTTTATCAAAATAAAGAAGCCGGTAAGCAGGTTTTTGGCGGTACCATATCAAAATATGAAAAAATATCACAGGTACTTCACATGCTGGAGTTAACTGGTGACGTAAAATTCAAGGTAGAAGGAAAAACAATCACCGTGTTGTAG
- a CDS encoding RNA polymerase sigma factor: MTDCRTLSDAQLVDLLKAGDHHSFSEIYKRYNTLLYIYAYKKLQDTESAKDVIQEIYVHLWNSRSNLNIQTTLSGYLYKAVLNRVLNVFRHVAITQEYISSFKEVTDNAPAQTDYRIREKDLEALIEKEINNLPEKMREIFQLRRQEYLSNKEIADRLNISEHTVATQIKRALKTLRGKLGLFLFIYAFLTGMLK, encoded by the coding sequence ATGACTGATTGTAGAACACTTTCAGACGCTCAGCTTGTAGACCTCCTGAAGGCAGGGGACCATCATTCATTTTCTGAGATTTATAAACGGTACAATACCTTGCTTTACATTTATGCTTATAAAAAGCTTCAGGACACCGAAAGTGCCAAAGATGTTATCCAGGAGATATATGTCCATTTATGGAATTCCAGAAGTAATTTAAATATTCAGACTACACTTTCCGGCTACCTTTACAAGGCTGTTTTAAACCGTGTACTGAATGTTTTTCGGCATGTAGCCATCACACAGGAATACATCTCATCATTCAAAGAAGTTACAGACAATGCACCTGCTCAAACGGACTATCGCATCCGGGAAAAAGATCTTGAAGCATTAATTGAAAAAGAGATCAACAACCTGCCAGAAAAAATGCGTGAAATATTTCAATTGAGGCGCCAGGAATATTTAAGCAACAAAGAAATAGCAGATCGCTTAAATATCTCCGAACATACAGTAGCTACTCAAATCAAAAGAGCATTGAAAACACTTCGGGGAAAACTTGGGCTGTTCCTTTTTATATATGCTTTTTTAACAGGGATGTTGAAATAA
- a CDS encoding agmatine deiminase family protein yields MQKLYPGREIIGIDCRNLFANGGMVHCVTQQQPK; encoded by the coding sequence ATTCAAAAACTATATCCTGGAAGAGAAATTATTGGCATAGACTGTCGCAATTTATTTGCCAACGGCGGAATGGTTCATTGTGTAACCCAACAGCAACCTAAGTAA